The genomic stretch tgtaaaaaatagtaaaaataaagaaaaaccatggaaTGAATAGgcgtgtccaaacatttgactggtactgtatctcatAAGGATGTGGTAGCATAAGCCTACTGGTGAAGTAAAAAACTTCTCCAGTCTTTGTTGAGATCTTCTGTGCAGCGCAACTCAGTATTAGGTTTTTGCTTGGTCGGTTTAAGCGTCAGTTTAGTAGTTTTTCATCCGCTGCAGTAGGTGGCAGCAAAACCCTTACACGTTCGATGACTCTGCACTGGAACGTAAACGAAAAATTGTTACGTAGGTGCGCAAATGAAGTTACGTGTGGTCGCCTGTCGCCCGCTTTAGCAAAATATGTGCAAGGGTTATTGATACAATTACTTGAATGTTCATCTCAATACACAGGTACTAACTGGATATATTTAATATATAGATAATCGTTCAGACAAGACGCGTAACTGGCATTTTagttaacttagctagctaacgttatctgGCTATATTGGGGTTGCTTGGCAACATAGATGGTAACCAAACAAGCTGAAGAAGACTGCGCTGATCTGCATCAAAAGTTGGTCAATCACAAATTGAGTTGTTGTTAGCCTGCGAGAAGTGCCAAGAGAGAGATGGCCGATGACAATAGACGAGGGGACGATGAACGGGGTCCTGGAGCAGCATATCAAATGTTCGTGGTTATGGAGGACTTGTTGGACAAATTGAAGCTTCTGGATTACGAAGAGGAAGTTCTGGCAAAGCACAACATGAAAGCTCTATCCAGGTTGGCAAGTAGTTAGCTGTTATTGATGTGCAAAGTTTCCAAAGTTAAATTACAGTTCAAACCTCTAGGTATCATTATCAAAATGCATTGCAGTCAAATCTGGTAAGAGATTGTCAGTCAGGTAATAAATTGTTCCCCCCTTGCAATCCATATAGGCATTACTTTGCATCCAGTGCCTACATGCCATCAAATCCAGGGGAGCAATTCTTCATGTTTACCATAATCGCGTCTTGGCTCATCAATGCAGCAGGGAGACCCTTCGAGCAGCCCCAGGAGTATGACGACCCCAACGCCACCGTGTCCAACATTCTCTCACAGTTGAGAGCTTTTGTAAGCTCAACTCAACTTACTGTACACTTTGGTGTCCCAATTGTCGTGTCTGCCATTTTGAATAGCAGACAACAGTGGGATTTGTTTATCAACAACCTGTGTTTGTCCTTTTTTAATTTCCATTGCATACTGTATCACATGGCATTGCCGTGAAACTGTTACGGACCTATACTAAACTAGATGGTCCAACTTTAGTTTAAGACATATTTCAGACATTGCATCTCTGATCAAAATATTGCTCTCTCCTGACCCAGGGAGGACTAGTAGACTTTCCTCCCTCCAAACTAAAAGCTGGCTCAGGGGAACATGTTTGCTATGTGCTGGATCGGCTGGCAGAAGAGGCTCTGAAGAAGAGAGGGTTTTCCTGGAGAAGGTAAGTTAATGTCAATGATGTATACATATTCTGGATtactgatgctatgtattggccattgagaggctttaaAAAGCACCGGTCTGCAAAATTGGCATTCAAGTAGGCGCTGTCctcaatagaaattaatggaattctacagtatttcaatgaaATGTTTCAAGAACATAATTAAATGTATTTAAgtatattttgttgttgtagtggggacagtaacattagtaatctaaaaatattatactttaaggaaaatgttttaatatatatatttttaaatgtttagctcacataataatttaaaaaatatgcaTTAATTTGTCTGTAATATAATACATgtggcaaaaacgaatgtagacattaataaatgcatttctatagcttaaaaaatattttttacaatggtgggggagtgccaaggcGGCGGCACAGTagcttcaacacagcgccccctatcagtcatctagtttatacagtccattcggaaagtattcagaccccttgactttttccacattttgttacataacagccttattctaaaattgattaagtaatttttccccctcatcaatctacacacaataccccataatgacaaagaaaaacaggTTGCAAAATTTTTTAGCTAGAAAAAAAGACTTCAATAtcacatttactcagtactttgttgaagcaccttttgcagcgattacagccttaagtcttattgggtatgatgctacaagcttggcacacctgtatttgggtagtttctcccattcttctctgcagatcctttcaagctctgtcaggttggatggggagcgtcgctgcacagctattttcaggtctccagagatgttcgatcgggttcaagtccaggctctggctgggccacttaaggacattcagagacttgtaccaaaaccactcctgccttgtcttggctgtgtgcatagggtcggtgtcctgttggaaggtaaacgtTCGCCctaatctgaggtcctgagtgctctggagcaggttttcatcaaggatctctctctgtaatttgctccattcatctttccctggatcctgactagtctcccagtccctgccgctgaaaaacatccccacagcatgatgctgccaccaccatgcttcaccgtaaggatggtgccaggtttcctccagacgtgacgcttggtattcaggccaaagagttcaatcttggtttcatcagaccagagaatcttgtttctcatggtctgagagtcctttaggtgccttttggcaaactccaagcgggctgtcatgtgccttttactgaggagtagcttccgtctggccactctaccataaaggcatgattggtggagtgctgcagagatggttgtccttctggaaggttctcccatctccacagaggaactctggagctctgtcagagtgaccactgagttcttggtcacctccctgaccaaggcccttctcccccgattgctcagtttggctgggcggccagctctaggaagagtcgtggtggttccaaacttcttccatttaaaaatgatggaggctactgtgttcttggggatgttcaatgctgcagaaatgttttggtacccttccccagatctgtgtctcaacacaatcctgtctcggagctctatggacaattccttcgacctcatggctttgtttttgctctgacatgcactgacaactgtgggaccttatatagaccggtgtgtgcctttccaaatcatgtccaatcaattgaatttacctcaggtgtactccaatcaagttgtagaaacatctcaaggatgatcaatggaaacaagatgcacctgagctcaatttcgagtctcatagcaaagggtctgaatttcttttttttcttctttttttaaataaatgtacaaagattgctaaaaacctgtttttgctttgtaattatggggtattgtctgtagattgatgaggaaaaaacataatttaatcaatttttgaataaggctgtaacgtaacaaaatgtggagaaagggaaggggtctgaatactttccgactgcactgtataTAAATCATTGGATAATGTATGCCTTTTGATCTaaaatcaccatcacccactaattaacttgtcattttGGCAGTTTAAAAgtgtttgagctagtaatgtatcaatattcATCTTTAAAAAATTGCTATGACAGAGGCAATTTCACCCCCATCTCAAAATCGAATGGATTTGACCGTTTTTTAAGTTTCTATGGAGTGAGCTTCTCAGCTCTTCCCGCTTCGGCCATGCAGTGCGACTCGTAAAAAGTGATTGCTGTCCTCGTTATGAAATGATAAACTTTACCCTGTATATCTAAACatgaccatatacactgattgtttcaagcaaaactaccaaaactattgctgaAACTGCACAATCAAAATAAAATCTAATTTAAGCCccgatcatttacattttagtcatttagcagacgctcttatccagagcgacttacagttagtgagtgcatacattagcCAGAAAATAGTTGTCTCCAGTGGCTTAGCCTACTTTTATTCCagtaaaacacaattttcaacagCGCATTTGATAACAGTAACCAAGCAAATTACAttggttgtcactcaactaataaagcctaatattAAGCAAGCCATTTTACAAGCAGTTGAATGCTGATGGTGCGGCGCAGATTTGCAAGATCAGAAATAGGCCTACATCTCTTGGATCAGCGCGCAAAGATATGTGCAGTTTTACTAGGCTACTGATAATTGCTCAGGGTTGTTAggcatgcaaaatgacttgtagatcaatgactgtcaacgtacatgcttagttcgacactgaaggagaggatgCATCAGTTTTAACAAAATATGAGAGGTATTTTCGGAAGGTAGAAAGAAAGTAATGTGAGCAAAAGATTTTAGTGAACCGGCGATTCGTAACCTTTGAATTGattttctgaccgatgcatgctacatttggatcggtttggggtccCATGGATTGATGCACTCATActgtatcttaaacatttgaaccgGGGACCAATGCGTGTTGGTGAATCGTTACATCCAAGAGTCTATCCAAAAGAGGAAGATATGCATGGGCTGCACGTTGCATCACAATATTGTTATGAAGGTTTTCTTGACGACTGGTGCCCGACTGAACATCCTGCTCAATGCATTCTCAATTGGCACTGATTTTAAGATTTTGTCTAAAgtgcaatatacagtggggagaacaagtatttgatacactgccgattttgcaggttttcctacttacaaagcatgtagaggtctgtaatttttatcataggtacacttcaactgtgagagacggaatctaaaacgaaaatccagaaaatcacattgtatgatttttaagtaattcatttgcattttattgcatgacataagtatttgatacatcagaaaagcagaacttaatatttggtacagaaacctttgtttgcaattacagagatcatacatttcctgtaggtcttgaacaggtttgcacacactgcagcagggattttggcccactcctccatacagaccttctccagatccttcaggtttcggggctgtcgctgggcaatacggactttcagctccctccaaagattttctattgggttcaggtctggagactggctaggccactccaggaccttgagatgcttcttacggagccactccttagttgccctggctgtgtgtttcgggtcgttgtcatgctggaagacccagccacgacccatcttcaatgctcttactgagggaaggaggttgttggccaagatctcgcgatacatggccccatccatcctcccctcaatacggtgcagtcgtcctgtcccctttgcagaaaagcatccccaaagaatgacgtttccacctccatgcttcacggttgggatggtgttcttggggttgtactcatccttcttcttcctccaaacacggcgagtggagtttagaccaaaaagctctatttttgtctcatcagaccacatgaccttctcccattcctcctctggatcatccagatggtcattggcaaacttcagacgggcctggacatgcgctggtttgagcagggggaccttgcgtgcactgcaggattttaatccatgacggcgtagtgtgttaaaaatcatacaatgtgattttctggatttttttttagattccgtctctcacagttgaagtgtacctatgataaaaattacagacctctacatgctttgtaagtaggaaaacctgcaaaatcggcagtgtatcaaatacttgttctccccactgtagttgtttGGAAACAAGATTACATTTCAAAAGGAGGCAACTAATTAGTGGGAAACCTTTTGTCATCATTGTGATTTCGTCAGATTAAAGTTAGATGTATTAGAACCAATGTTCCCTTAACATTTTTTGGGCAGAGTgccctaccatcaaaaacaatggagaaaatgcatcccataacattttaacatggaaatagctgttctatcattcagcctacagtagcagccaatgtgtggtgtgcaatgtaggcctacattccatgagacttctaaaaaaacatgcagggcttgacattaacctgctTATCCACTtctccttcagacaaggaggtgactgaaaatgttgtagtGTTTCTTGATGAAAGAAACCACTTTAAacaataaaatgcattattacattattacagagaatcagacaatgTATGTTaacctctgcctattggctacttagcttattcaagccggtctcaaaatacaacactgtccCTTTAAGACAAACCGagtcgcttttcaaagatgtctagaaatgtacacgttttgtgctcttgtaggaagcaatcactcccccattgctgactacaaatgatctataactgggctaataactcactaacaaaggatatgaacaaatgtgcacaagtggctacatgcagctctcgctttgatatCAAAACAGGCGCACCTACTCacgctgtaaacacagtccataTATGGCAACAGATCCATAtagcctactgcagctctgattggttatgcagcaccggtctgtgtagagtacaggctgagtcatgcctgtcaatgcaatagaatcctactccgatgcctTCTGCCTAAAACAacatctcttgcatagtttgttttgtttcggtatgttgcattgaaagtggctaatattgtgttgattcgatcacaattcccacagtaaagggaaacgttgatagtgttaactaaagcgGAAAACTCtcgaaagttgagtgaagttcaatctcgtgcttctctgcgcgggctgatatttcttctgcgcggCAATCCCGGGGAGCTGCGTGcccgcagcttagagggaacattgattagaacgttagctagctacagtgcacTGGATTTTAGGTAGCTAAAGTTAGCATTGATTGGAATTTTTTGTCAAACTTTAGGCGCGTTCACACTGCACCTTAGCCCAGAGCTAAGAGCCTCcttagccctgggctaaggtAGATGTTTAGCCCTGGGCTAAGTGAGTGTTCACACTTGCACATTCTAAAGTGGGCTAGCACCaaccttagcccagggctaaACATCTAGCTGGCTCTGCTCCGGAGCAGGGTTAGCACCGACTTTTCGGTGCCAAAATAGCCAGTGGGGGTCAAGAACAATGCCTAGAATGCTCACTGTCCAATCACAAAAGCAGCACTTTCACTTAATTTTCATAAGCTGGTGATGCCTGTAATGGGTTCTGTGCGTTAATTTGATAAGAcaattcatactatttcatccttccatctGAGGACCAAAAAACAATATACTTTCATCAGTGCAAAAACATTGGTTGGTATGTCTAACAAAAAtggttgctatgcaggctggCTAAAGTCTTCTCACTTAGCCAACTAAAGCTACAAACTCTACAGCTGGAAAGGCAGCAAACGCTGAATTTTCCTTAGTTTTCATAtcttttctattgacatttaatTGCATATATCCATGATAAAAATATTATTGCATGATTTCGCCTGGATCAGAAAAGTTGATGTCTCTTTCATTCACAGCATTCTCTGTACAGGGGTGAGTTTTTCAAAAGTGAAACAATGTTTCCGATGTCGTACAGGCAGAGGCAAGGTTTATACAGGCTAGAAGCATGAGGAAATAATGTGTTAATAAATGTATTATTGTTTATAACATTGGTCACGTGTCAGAGATAGAATGTTGGTCGCATATTGTGTTTGTCCGTTAGCCCAGGGTTTTGGAATACAAGTGTGAATCCTTAGCCCAGGGTTACCAAATGCTTGTGTGAACACAGGCTAAGCTAGCCCAGGGCCAGTCTAGCCTGGGGCTAAGAACAATGTCAGTGTGAAAAGGCCTTTTGCCAGCTATGGAAACATTGCCATCTGTCCAAAGTAAATTTGAAGACATCATAATGAtgacaaagttgtttcctacaaaTGTTTTGCCTACTCcagcaatgtcatcgtattttGAAGCCACTAGACTGTAATTTTGACGACATGGTCAGTAGCCCCCGTTAAGAATGACTGGGCACATCTCGCTTTTCGGGagttatggtgctttcaagacaactgggaactctgggggaaaaaacatggtcaaatcatgacatcagtgatatTCTGGTcgggaaagtcggagctctagaaagacgtcaaagttcccgacttggaattccaagttgtaTGACAGTTCAAAACAACTTTTCCCAGTCGGAGATCGTTAGTCGGAGATCGTTTTTTTTTTaaccagagttcccagttgtcttgaatgtactgaagtcggaagtctgagatttccaagttcccagttgttttgaatgtgaCATTAGTATGGCTGAGAGCCTCTTGAGAACGTTTATAAGAATGGCGTGACACGACCGAGTGACGTAGGTGCAACCAATGAAAAAGTTGAACGTAGCTGGCCAAGTGCAATCCCTATTCCCCTGTCTTTTCCCAGACCAAACTACCCCacagaggagatggaggaagagtCTGTGATGGAGGATGATGCAGAGCTGACTCTCAGTAAAGTGGAAGAGGAGATGACGGTGGGTATCCCCATAGAAGTGTCCCCTAGTGATAGGCCTATTTGTATATATTGTACTCATCACTTTTTAAAATATGTCTATTTCAAAACAAAACGAAATCCCTTAATAAAGGAGGAACCAGACGACTACGAGGAGGAGAACGTCATGGATCTAGAGGCACTTAAATCAAGGACCAATCAAAGTGTGAGTTGCAGTTGCTGTAATGTTATGCTAATAGCTGGATACGAACAATGTACTGTAATGGTGTACATATATACGGTCCCAATAAGAGATCTGTTTGGACATTGTGGATACTTTGTTACTACACATACAGTAGATGTGCTGCTGTATTGTATTTTTCATGTGTGGTTAATACTAGGCTACATtgatttaaaatcagatttttcaTTTCAATGCAATTCCCTGGCTGTAGATATAGAAAGGATAGTCACCAGTGGACTCAAACAAGTATAAAATACATATTTATCATTTTTTTAGGTCTTGCTCATTCCCTCATAGTGTATATACTCTCATTCCTAACGCTAACCCCTTCCCTCTCTCAGGAGGCCAGCCTATCTTCAAAGCCAGACAATATACTGGAATCAAACATGGACGCTGCCGAGTGGAATCTAGAGGTGGAGCGGGTTCTCCCACAACTGAAGGTCACAATCAGAACAGACCACAAGGTAAAGATTGCTACAGGTGTAAATTCTGGCATTGCTCTCTCAAAATCAATGCAGGGCCGGGCAATAGCCTAATACATGAGAGTTTGTAACAAGACTATGTCCACTACTAGGACTGGAGGATCCACGTGGACCAAATGCATCAGCACAAAGACGGGATCAAATCATCTCTCAAGGAGGCCAAGGTAGACTTTAGGCTTTCACAGTTGGACTCAGTTTTCTCTGTCCAGGTTACATCACTTTCGATACCATCTAGACAGATGTTGTAAGACACACATCTAATTTAGACTAGCAACATGGCCCtctcaccagacctgggttcaaatgagggttggggtcaattcgaattgaaggcagtcaattcaggaagtaaactgaaattccaattcaatcaTTTAAAAAAGGGCATCCATTTTCAGtgacttctcaataaactgaaATTTATAAGCTATTTATTTAAAAAGTTTttccatttttttaaatgtaaaattcaaatcacttcctgaacTGACTGCCTTTAATTTGATTGGCCCCAAACCTGGTTCAAATAGACtattatttattttctttcaaCTACTTTGAGAGTTCGATTGTGACTGAAGGGAGTGCCAGGTGTGTGGGGGGTTG from Coregonus clupeaformis isolate EN_2021a chromosome 21, ASM2061545v1, whole genome shotgun sequence encodes the following:
- the ift57 gene encoding intraflagellar transport protein 57 homolog yields the protein MADDNRRGDDERGPGAAYQMFVVMEDLLDKLKLLDYEEEVLAKHNMKALSRHYFASSAYMPSNPGEQFFMFTIIASWLINAAGRPFEQPQEYDDPNATVSNILSQLRAFGGLVDFPPSKLKAGSGEHVCYVLDRLAEEALKKRGFSWRRPNYPTEEMEEESVMEDDAELTLSKVEEEMTEEPDDYEEENVMDLEALKSRTNQSEASLSSKPDNILESNMDAAEWNLEVERVLPQLKVTIRTDHKDWRIHVDQMHQHKDGIKSSLKEAKGYLDKLQEEIGKTLEKVGSREKYINNQLEHLIQDYRSAQSKLSEAKECYQQGSGGVTERTRVLAEITEELEKVKQEMEEKGSSMSDGAPVVKIKQSLTKLKQEIVQMDIRIGVVEHTLLQAKLKEKSNMTRDMHATNIPEPAIGAY